A stretch of Vibrio maritimus DNA encodes these proteins:
- a CDS encoding TIGR00153 family protein codes for MPVNTIMGLFAKSPIKPLQRHVVCVTECCSHLINFFETSSKGDWEKAAEIRAQISHLEKEADVLKREIRLKLPRGLFLPVDRSDMLELLTQQDKLANLAKDIAGRVYGRQLVIPAPLQENFIAYVKRCLDAANQAQNVINELDELLETGFKGREVTLVAEMIHQLDVIEDDTDAMQIQLRQQLMTIEQDMNPIDVMFLYKILEWVGGIADQAQRVGARLELMLSRS; via the coding sequence ATGCCAGTAAATACAATTATGGGGTTATTTGCAAAGTCCCCTATTAAGCCTTTGCAGCGCCACGTTGTGTGCGTAACAGAATGTTGCTCTCACCTTATCAACTTCTTTGAGACAAGCTCAAAGGGTGATTGGGAAAAAGCAGCGGAGATCCGTGCGCAGATTTCTCACCTAGAGAAGGAAGCCGACGTTTTGAAGCGTGAGATCCGTCTTAAACTACCACGCGGCCTGTTCTTGCCAGTGGACCGTAGCGATATGCTAGAGCTACTGACGCAGCAAGATAAGCTTGCCAACCTTGCCAAAGACATTGCCGGTCGTGTTTACGGTCGCCAACTTGTCATTCCTGCGCCACTTCAAGAAAACTTCATCGCTTACGTGAAGCGTTGTCTTGATGCAGCTAACCAAGCTCAGAACGTTATCAATGAGCTGGATGAACTGCTAGAGACGGGCTTTAAAGGTCGTGAAGTGACTCTGGTTGCAGAGATGATTCACCAACTCGATGTCATCGAAGATGATACCGATGCCATGCAAATCCAGCTTCGTCAGCAACTGATGACGATTGAACAAGATATGAATCCTATCGATGTCATGTTCTTGTACAAAATTCTTGAATGGGTCGGCGGTATTGCAGATCAAGCTCAGCGCGTAGGCGCTCGTCTTGAACTCATGCTGTCTAGGTCTTAA
- a CDS encoding inorganic phosphate transporter, with product MDILANYGTILILVAAMFGFLMAIGIGANDVANAMGTSVGSKALTVKQAIIIAMIFEFAGAYLAGGEVTDTIRKGVIETSLFAHQPDVLVFGMMSSLLAAGTWLLLASYMGWPVSTTHSIIGAIIGFACVSVGTEAVDWGSVKGIVGSWVITPVISGFFAYVIFISAQRLIFDTEKPLFNAKRFVPVYMFITTMVIALVTIKKGLKHVGLHLEGMEAWAWAAGVSSLVMIGGYIYIQRKFADREEDHGFSGVEGIFSVLMVITACAMAFAHGSNDVANAIGPLSAVVSTVEHMGEITAKSTIAWWILPLGGIGIVVGLATMGHKVMATVGTGITELTPSRGFAAQLATACTVVLASGTGLPISTTQTLVGAVLGVGFARGIAALNLGVVRNIVASWVVTLPAGALLAVVFYYAMQAVFGA from the coding sequence ATGGATATTCTTGCAAACTACGGCACTATCCTGATTCTTGTTGCGGCGATGTTCGGTTTCCTTATGGCGATCGGTATCGGTGCAAACGATGTTGCCAATGCAATGGGTACTTCTGTTGGCTCTAAAGCTCTAACAGTTAAGCAAGCTATCATCATCGCGATGATCTTCGAATTCGCCGGCGCATACCTTGCTGGCGGTGAGGTAACAGACACTATCCGTAAGGGTGTGATTGAGACCTCTCTGTTTGCTCACCAGCCAGACGTTCTTGTGTTCGGTATGATGTCGTCACTATTGGCGGCAGGTACATGGCTATTGCTCGCGTCATACATGGGCTGGCCGGTATCTACGACTCACTCTATTATCGGTGCGATCATCGGTTTCGCTTGTGTGTCTGTCGGTACTGAAGCAGTAGACTGGGGTTCAGTAAAAGGCATCGTGGGTAGCTGGGTCATCACTCCGGTGATTTCAGGTTTCTTCGCTTACGTTATCTTTATCAGTGCACAACGCCTGATCTTTGATACTGAAAAACCGCTATTTAACGCAAAACGCTTCGTTCCGGTTTACATGTTCATTACCACTATGGTTATCGCACTGGTAACTATCAAGAAAGGTCTTAAGCACGTTGGCTTGCACCTTGAAGGTATGGAAGCATGGGCTTGGGCAGCGGGCGTTTCGTCTCTGGTTATGATTGGTGGTTACATCTACATTCAGCGTAAGTTTGCAGACCGTGAAGAAGACCATGGCTTCAGTGGCGTAGAAGGTATCTTCAGCGTGCTAATGGTTATCACAGCCTGTGCGATGGCATTTGCACACGGTTCAAATGATGTAGCGAACGCGATTGGTCCACTATCTGCTGTTGTGTCTACGGTTGAGCACATGGGTGAAATCACAGCGAAGAGCACCATCGCATGGTGGATTCTACCTCTAGGTGGTATCGGTATTGTTGTAGGTCTTGCGACTATGGGTCACAAGGTAATGGCTACTGTAGGTACCGGCATCACTGAGCTAACGCCAAGCCGCGGTTTCGCAGCACAGCTCGCAACAGCGTGTACTGTAGTATTAGCCTCTGGTACTGGTCTGCCAATCTCTACAACACAGACTCTAGTTGGTGCGGTATTGGGTGTTGGTTTCGCTCGTGGTATCGCAGCACTTAACCTAGGCGTTGTTCGTAACATCGTGGCTTCTTGGGTAGTGACTTTGCCTGCTGGTGCACTACTGGCAGTGGTATTCTACTACGCGATGCAAGCGGTATTTGGCGCATAA
- a CDS encoding TIGR04211 family SH3 domain-containing protein: MKKLICMIMVSLLAAPAALAQDRYIADKLFTYLHSGPSAQYRIIGSINAGDKVQLLSSNRETGYSQVQDSRGRKGWVESKFVTTQESMAVRLPRLEKELTQVKSQLSSARETADSEKGGLVSSLEARNKQIAELEQNYSDISEQLTSSQTEIRELRAKLDTQKEDLLLRYFMYGGGVAGAGLLFGLILPHLIPRRKKSPNGWA; encoded by the coding sequence GTGAAAAAACTGATCTGCATGATCATGGTGTCGTTACTCGCTGCTCCTGCGGCGTTGGCTCAAGATCGTTATATTGCCGACAAGCTATTTACCTACCTACATTCTGGACCAAGCGCTCAGTACCGTATTATTGGTAGCATCAACGCAGGTGACAAGGTTCAGCTGCTATCGTCTAACCGTGAGACAGGTTACTCACAGGTCCAAGACAGCCGCGGTCGTAAAGGCTGGGTAGAATCTAAATTTGTCACGACTCAAGAAAGCATGGCGGTTAGACTGCCTCGTCTTGAGAAAGAACTGACGCAAGTGAAATCTCAGCTATCGAGCGCACGCGAAACAGCAGACAGTGAGAAAGGCGGCCTAGTCAGCTCGCTAGAAGCACGCAACAAGCAGATCGCTGAGCTTGAGCAAAACTACTCAGACATCAGTGAACAGCTGACCTCTTCTCAAACAGAAATCCGTGAGCTACGCGCTAAGCTAGACACACAGAAAGAAGACCTACTGCTTCGCTACTTCATGTACGGTGGCGGTGTAGCCGGTGCTGGTCTTCTATTCGGTCTGATTCTTCCGCATCTGATTCCGCGTCGTAAGAAAAGCCCGAATGGCTGGGCGTAA
- the rpoS gene encoding RNA polymerase sigma factor RpoS produces MSISNAVTKNENFDIENESVDVVQSTLTNDDSNSEAEEKDLYDASAKSLDATQLYLGEIGFSPLLTAEEEVLYARRALKGDEAARKRMIESNLRLVVKISRRYSNRGLALLDLIEEGNLGLIRAVEKFDPERGFRFSTYATWWIRQTIERALMNQTRTIRLPIHVVKELNIYLRTARELSQKLDHEPTAEEIAQKLDKPVSDVSKMLRLNERISSVDTPIGGDGEKALLDIIPDSTHSDPEVSTQDDDIKSSLIHWLDELNPKQKEVLARRFGLLGYEPSTLEEVGREINLTRERVRQIQVEGLRRLRDILVKQGLNMESLFNFDDD; encoded by the coding sequence ATGAGTATCAGCAATGCAGTAACCAAGAACGAAAACTTCGACATTGAAAACGAATCCGTTGATGTTGTGCAGTCAACATTGACCAATGATGATTCCAACTCAGAAGCCGAAGAGAAAGACCTGTACGATGCCTCGGCCAAAAGCCTGGATGCGACCCAGCTCTATCTAGGGGAAATTGGCTTCTCACCACTACTTACCGCTGAAGAAGAAGTTCTTTATGCAAGACGTGCACTCAAAGGAGATGAAGCTGCACGTAAACGTATGATTGAAAGTAACCTTCGTCTCGTTGTGAAAATCTCTCGACGCTACAGCAACCGTGGCCTTGCACTCCTTGATCTCATCGAAGAGGGCAATCTAGGTTTGATCCGTGCTGTAGAGAAGTTTGACCCTGAACGTGGCTTCCGATTCTCAACCTATGCGACCTGGTGGATCCGCCAAACTATTGAACGTGCTTTGATGAATCAGACGCGCACCATTCGTTTGCCAATTCACGTCGTCAAAGAGCTGAATATTTACCTTCGTACGGCTCGTGAACTGTCGCAAAAGCTTGACCATGAGCCGACCGCTGAAGAGATCGCTCAAAAACTCGATAAGCCGGTCAGCGATGTATCTAAAATGCTTCGCCTCAATGAGCGCATTAGCTCAGTCGATACGCCAATTGGTGGAGATGGTGAAAAGGCGCTACTGGATATCATTCCTGATTCAACCCATTCTGATCCAGAAGTATCAACCCAAGACGATGACATTAAATCATCACTTATTCATTGGTTAGATGAGCTAAATCCTAAACAAAAAGAGGTGCTGGCTCGAAGGTTTGGTCTTCTTGGTTACGAGCCATCGACACTTGAAGAGGTTGGCAGAGAGATTAACCTCACTCGTGAACGTGTTCGTCAGATCCAAGTTGAAGGGCTTCGCAGGTTGCGCGATATCCTAGTGAAACAGGGTTTGAATATGGAGTCGCTGTTCAACTTCGATGACGATTAG
- the nlpD gene encoding murein hydrolase activator NlpD, translating to MQSRMKAVVSVVFLSSALIGCAGHSPAPVSNLGGKYDNVSRGSYRGSYYEVQKGDTLYFISYVTDKDVKDLIRLNNLQSPYTIHPGQRLNLWRQAYAPPAFGGSGAGDVATASAATAAASSSSTKAASSSAPKASSSSTQNSQKTAAKKVDQSKTKEYGESKGKQNVNSTKPNTAKQTAKPQAKPQQTAKAKPTPPPSSNAKVSSWVWPTKGRVIKNFSAGDQGNKGIDIAGQRGQDIVATAKGTVVYSGNALRGYGNLVIVKHNDSYLSAYAHNDRLLVSEGQSVKAGQKIATMGSSGTNSVRLHFEIRYQGKSVNPKRYLP from the coding sequence ATGCAAAGCCGAATGAAAGCAGTGGTTTCCGTTGTTTTTCTGTCTAGTGCACTCATTGGGTGTGCTGGGCATTCGCCTGCGCCTGTCTCAAATTTGGGAGGCAAGTACGATAATGTCTCCCGTGGCAGCTATCGAGGTAGCTACTACGAAGTCCAGAAAGGTGACACCCTCTATTTTATCTCCTACGTCACCGATAAAGATGTTAAAGACCTGATTAGACTCAATAATCTTCAATCACCTTATACTATTCATCCGGGGCAACGCCTCAACTTGTGGCGTCAAGCTTATGCGCCACCTGCATTTGGTGGTTCTGGGGCTGGTGATGTCGCGACCGCTTCTGCAGCAACGGCTGCAGCGAGTTCAAGCAGCACAAAAGCAGCCTCAAGCTCGGCTCCAAAAGCGAGTAGCTCATCAACACAAAATAGTCAAAAAACGGCTGCAAAGAAGGTTGATCAAAGCAAAACAAAGGAGTATGGTGAGTCTAAAGGTAAACAAAATGTTAATAGCACGAAACCCAATACGGCAAAACAGACCGCTAAGCCGCAAGCAAAGCCACAGCAGACAGCAAAAGCTAAGCCGACACCTCCGCCTAGCTCTAACGCGAAAGTCTCCAGCTGGGTCTGGCCAACAAAGGGACGTGTAATAAAGAACTTTTCTGCAGGGGACCAAGGAAACAAAGGGATAGACATTGCTGGCCAGCGTGGTCAAGACATTGTCGCCACTGCAAAAGGAACTGTGGTTTACTCGGGCAATGCACTTCGTGGTTATGGAAACCTCGTTATCGTCAAACATAACGACAGCTACTTAAGCGCATATGCACACAACGATAGGCTATTGGTCTCAGAAGGACAAAGTGTCAAAGCCGGACAAAAAATCGCTACGATGGGAAGCTCCGGAACCAACAGCGTAAGACTGCACTTTGAAATTCGATATCAAGGCAAATCGGTAAACCCTAAACGCTACTTGCCGTAA
- a CDS encoding protein-L-isoaspartate(D-aspartate) O-methyltransferase, giving the protein MNPQAAKLVEFIRSHGVNSVSVLDAILAVPREQFVSQAMLHQAYDNNALPIGAGQTISQPYIVAKMTELLDLERETRVLEIGTGSGYQTAVLAQLVDHVYSVERIKALQWEAKRRLKRLDIYNVSTKHGDGWQGWQAKGPFDAIIVTAAASEVPQALLSQLNDGGRLVIPVGDNEQQLLKITRKGDSFSTEVVELVRFVPLVAGELA; this is encoded by the coding sequence ATGAACCCACAAGCAGCAAAATTAGTGGAGTTTATCCGATCTCATGGAGTGAACAGCGTATCGGTGCTCGATGCCATTTTAGCTGTACCTAGAGAACAGTTCGTTTCTCAGGCTATGCTTCACCAAGCTTACGACAATAATGCCTTACCTATCGGTGCCGGTCAGACGATTTCGCAGCCTTATATTGTTGCTAAGATGACAGAACTACTGGATCTTGAAAGAGAGACACGCGTACTCGAAATCGGCACGGGATCTGGCTATCAGACTGCTGTACTCGCACAGCTTGTGGATCATGTTTACTCGGTGGAAAGAATTAAAGCGCTGCAATGGGAAGCTAAACGCCGATTGAAGCGCCTTGATATATACAATGTTTCCACCAAGCATGGTGATGGTTGGCAGGGCTGGCAAGCAAAGGGTCCATTCGATGCCATTATCGTTACCGCGGCTGCTTCCGAAGTTCCCCAAGCCTTGTTGTCGCAGCTCAATGATGGTGGACGTTTAGTGATCCCAGTCGGCGATAATGAGCAACAATTATTAAAAATCACCCGTAAAGGTGATAGTTTTAGTACCGAAGTTGTTGAATTGGTGAGGTTTGTTCCTCTCGTAGCAGGTGAATTGGCGTAA
- the surE gene encoding 5'/3'-nucleotidase SurE: protein MDSKRIKVLISNDDGVHAEGIRTLAAELAQIADVTIVAPDRNRSGASNSLTLEQPLRVNQIEPKVYSVQGTPTDCVHFALNELMKDDMPDLVLSGINHGANLGDDVLYSGTVAAAMEGHFLGVQSIAFSLVGKQHFKAAAIIARQFVERHLATRVPTNRLLNINIPDRALADLGEVSVTRLGARHHAESMIKQQDPRGHDIYWLGPPGKEQDAGIGTDFYAIEQGHISITPLQVDLTAHESIGAMERWVSGRE from the coding sequence ATGGATAGTAAAAGAATAAAAGTTCTCATCAGTAATGATGATGGTGTGCATGCCGAGGGTATTCGCACCTTAGCAGCGGAACTGGCTCAGATCGCTGATGTCACTATTGTAGCGCCAGATCGTAATCGTTCCGGCGCCTCAAACTCTTTGACTCTTGAGCAGCCCCTGCGAGTCAATCAGATCGAGCCCAAAGTCTACTCAGTGCAGGGCACACCGACAGATTGTGTGCACTTTGCCCTGAACGAGTTGATGAAAGATGATATGCCTGACTTGGTGTTATCTGGGATCAACCATGGTGCGAACCTAGGTGATGATGTGCTCTACTCTGGAACTGTTGCTGCAGCAATGGAAGGTCACTTTCTAGGTGTACAATCAATCGCATTCAGCTTGGTCGGTAAACAGCATTTTAAAGCGGCAGCGATCATCGCTCGTCAATTTGTCGAAAGGCATTTAGCGACGCGCGTTCCCACGAATCGATTACTGAACATTAATATCCCAGATCGTGCCCTTGCAGATCTTGGCGAGGTGTCTGTGACACGATTGGGCGCTCGACATCATGCAGAGAGCATGATCAAACAACAAGACCCGCGTGGTCATGATATCTATTGGTTGGGACCTCCTGGCAAGGAGCAAGACGCTGGAATAGGTACCGACTTTTATGCAATTGAACAGGGGCATATCTCGATCACACCTTTGCAGGTCGATTTAACTGCTCATGAGTCAATTGGCGCAATGGAACGTTGGGTATCAGGGAGAGAGTAA